In Oncorhynchus masou masou isolate Uvic2021 chromosome 11, UVic_Omas_1.1, whole genome shotgun sequence, the genomic stretch CTGTAAGTTGTTGAAgaggtctctcctctctataaTGCAACCATGTGGTTCCAGTGTGGTTTGAGGCCCATGGAAGCCAGGCAACACTTCCAGTCTCTCAGGACTGCTCTAAAGACTCCCTTACAAGTAATGCCCCTCTCCCTGGGTAGCAGCATCTGAGGCTCTCCACACTAAGGCATAATGAAGATAGATAGACTCTGTTAATTTGCTGATGTTGACAGAAAAAGCATGTCTCGACTCAGCTGTGATCCATCATCAAAGCCTGCACACTACTCTGAtggccacgtgtgtgtgtgtgttctgtatgtgtgtgtgcatgctgctTATGCATTTTGTacccttaaaggcccagtgcaatcAAAAACCTAATTTCCctatgttttatacactcagtggccagttttttaggtacacccatctagtaccgggtaAGTCCCCCTTTGCCTCCATAACAGCCTGAACTATTTGGGGCAATGACACTTTGCTCAATTGTTATCAAGGGACCTAATGTGTGCCAGGACAACATTCCCTAATGCCAGTACACCACTGCCACCTGCCTGTACCATTGACACCAgtcaggatggggccatggaatGCTTacccaaatcctgactctgccatcaaaATGATACAACAGGAACCAAGATTTGtcctcatttttttttaaatgttccacTCCTCTATTGTCCAGTGTTAGTGATCGTGTGCCCACTGGAGTAGAAcctggtcgtctgctgcaatagctaATCTGTGACAAAGACCAATGAGTTTCGCCTTCCGAAGATGCCATACTGTACaacactgttgtactgcgcctttatttgcctgtttgtggcccatCTGTTGGCTTGCACGAATCTTTCTCCTTCAActtctcatcaacgagctgttttcacccacaggactgccgctgactgccggccatttctgagatactggaaccaaTGCGCCTGGCACCAACGATCGTACCACTCTCAAGTCACTTAGGCCACTTGTTTCTGCCAATTCTAACGTTCAATCAGTAACTGAATGCATCACTGCCTGTTTGCCTGCTTTTTATACgtccacgtgactcactgtctgtaggagtgaaCCATTTTCGTGAATGGGGGGGTGTatctaataaactggccactgagtgtatatatTTCCGAACTATGAGATTGGAATAAAACTGttaaattgtgaaaattatgataatgcccttttagagTACGAGCTGTTTGAAAAGGCTGCCTTAAAGTTCTGTTGATTTTGGAGGGATGGAATCACTGGGCAGTAGATTAGTTAATAGAACAacaagagagttccaaacctctctgcaaaTAACAGCTCGTTTTCAGTTttaccctccccactcagaccactcccagatagtcctagcaaaattcctgcttgagaaattgctctttgctaagaagctatttttgtttctttttgaccattttcatttaaaacaatcacagtaagttaCTTAATTATTACCCcaaaattatttgatattgagatttaaaaaaatcccGGCTCCATTGGACCTTTAAACTGAGTAACTTCAATATCTTGATAATGATGCAATATAGAATTTAAGTGAGGCCCACCAGATGAGTCGGTAAAAAACTGGCATACGGCCTCTCCACTTTACTGTAAAGCAGTAAATCTGAGTCATCCATTCACACAGACAAGAGAATTGCGCAGGGGAAATATAGATGATTACCTAATTCATGGAAAGAGCAATCAGGATAGAAATGCTTGAGTATGACTCAATCAGCAAAACCTACTGTGGGACCACAGGGAATTACATAGAGGAGGCAGATAGAGTGGGCTAGAAGCAGAGGAGGCTACAGTGTGGTCTTTCTGGGTTAATTGTGTCGACCCTTTATGGTACTGAATTAGCACTGTGGTGACTGGGGCGGTTGATGTTAATGTAGGTAGCTAGCCTTTACAGACAGCCCTGTACAGCTGCCGGGACACTGGTTTCATTCCActctgatggagagaggagagagaagctcCAGCTAATAACAGCAACCTGTCCCATCTCTCATGGAATGCAATTGTGTAGTTCAATCAGTGATTGGACTTCCAGCAGCTCAGCATCTGTCTCCTGCTCTGCTCTCGCTGATTATGCAGAGATGTACTTACAGTTAAACAGTACGAACACATTAGAATCTTTCTGGAGGAATCTGTGTGTGGGTGGCTGATGGACAggttctttctctccatcacaaTCTTGCGCTCTGAGGAGGACAAAGAGAAGAATTTTGGCTGCCGCTCATAGCTGTAGTTTTGACTGCTATCCACCCCCccactacacatacacacacatggcacacacacggcacacacacagagccacaccTGTGCTCGGCTCCACAGCGTCTCTTTCCCTTTGACAGCACACATCTGCTCTGTTAATTAACCACAAGGGTTCATGAGTGAGGTTAATTAAGCAGCgtgtcatcacattcccattaaGAATAGGCTTTTGGGtggctctccctcttcctcttcttcttccattTTCCTTCTTCACTTAAACCTTGTATTAGGATGTATTGACTGTGAACAAAGATTGAACCACAAAAAAATTCCAAGTGGACACTGTCATTTGAAGACATTTTAATAATAAATAATGTGGTAAAAATGACAATATTTTTTTAATCCCCGTTTATAACATACTCAGTAATGACATAACATGGCTGACATAACATGGCTGACATCATGAACATAGTTGCAATTCTTTAAAACATGGAAAACTCCAAACAAATGTCAGGTGTCCTCAGCGAACAATGTTTTACACATTTTGTAGATGTACCAAAAGCTCGGCCTAGATGTAGCCATAAAGAACCTAAACCCAACATGCTGTTCCACTGCCAAGCAGCATGATTTTCAAGTCCCAGTCTTTTGTCACCAGTTGTCCTCTTTCTGTAATTAGAGTCCTTCTTTAAGGGTAAGTATTAATGTCACTTTCCTCTGCCCTCTGTCTTGCTGGGAAACAATGGTGGATGTGTCACTGTGTACTGGTTGCTCATGGAGAAAACGCTAACCATCATCAGGCATGGAGAAATCCATTTTCCAGGATGTATCCATCAACGTTCCCTACCAATGGGGCTTTCTCACCCTTCTCTATCGGCTCAATGTATCCGTCAGCTTgtctactgtctctctcacttcctcataAGTGCAATTTTAGACATGAGAGTATAGTCCGATTAACACAGTAGTTTGTGTCATTATAAAGTTTGAGTCCAAATGAACACTGTGGTTTGAATGAAACCTAAACTAGACAGGAGAGTTAAGTTCCCATCCCAACCCCTAACAGAAACATAATATTAAGATACTCAACACTGGTTCAATCGTGTATATAGACAACGATTAACAAGATCAGTTGTATCATTGTTCCTCTTGTATGACGGAAGGTCATAGATAACAATAGTTTAAAATAAAGTTAAGTGATTGTGCTTTTGAAACCAAAGTAGAACAAATAATGCACATCGACAAGACCAACATCaataacaaaacaataacagtgcattacaaaaatacattaaaaacaaatgtaaaattCCCATTGTAGCAATTTTTGTGGCAGTAAAATTAACAAACAATTTACAAGATGGATAGTGATGTCCAAATATTAATTACAGGGGCAACAGACATGTACCACATCAGGTGGTCCAAGACAAGGTATCTGTATACACTGACAACAGCCATCTAATGTGCATGTACTTTCATTGAGGCTGTGACTACTTTCATCGAGGCGAATGGAAGCCAGTTCTCTAGCAACAAGTCAAGTAAACAATGATCTAATGGTGCTTCATACCAGTGAGTTAACAGACTCAAACGCGAATGCACCTTTTTTCTCACTTTCTTTTTTCCTGGAAGATGGACATCTAATGAGAAATTGtaataagaaaaacaaatattCAATATTGTTCCGTTTTTTTGTTGTGTATGATAAGAAAAGTAATTTACATAATAGTCACTGAATTGTGATGTCAGATCCCCTTTCCTTTTCTTCTCCCATGATCCTCAGCTCTCCAGAAGCTGTAGACTCAAGACACAAGTTTATAATATAACCCCTTGAATAATGGCCATAAAAAGAAGATCATAGACATACTAGATTTTCAACTAGGAAACTAGTAAATGGACACTTTATGAGTATCTTGTTCTCACCtctagctcctcttcctgggtCTGGAAGCCTGTGATGCTGGGGAGTGTGTCTGTGGGGTTCCTGCGGGCCCCATCTCTCCTCCGTCCCCCTGAGCCCCGGGAGGACATGGAGCTGGAGGAGCTCTGGGCCTGGCTCTGGCCCTGCACCGAGGGGAAGGAGGGCCTGCTGTACGGGGGGATGTCctcagaacctgagacagagagagatggtggttgGTTAAACACATTCTACTTAGTTTGTGCTGGATAAACTCCATTGTGATGAATCATCGAGTTTTCAAGGGGATTTATTTTGACATGTAGGAACCACATACAAGCATAATGTTATAAAGCTCATATTTGTACTTTGTTCACAAACCACATTGGAAGTACACTACAATGCAGTAAGTACCTGGTGGCTGACAGGCTTTGCTGCTCCCCTTGCCTCCCTGTGGAGTCCTGTTCTTGTCCTGGCCCTCCCGTCTCTCTACAGAGCCCTCTCTGGTCCTCTGGCCTCCTGCACTCCCTCTCCGGCCCCGACCCTCCCCAGAGCCAATCCTCGGGAGCGTAGCACCTCTCGCCTCATAGTCACACCGCGGCGACATGTGACTAGGGGACTTCAAGGGCATGCATGAGTCTGAGGAGAGAAGAACACAGACATGGAAATTTGAACTTTATTCACCAAGGTCATTCACCAAGTACTGTATAGCTAGAGAAGTCAATGTGAGAGCTGTTCCATGCAGTGACCCATATCTCAGACCCAGTCCCTTACCATCTGTGAAGTCGTTCCTCTTCAGGTGACCTTGGTGGCCAACCTGGGCCTGGTGCTGCTTGTGCCTCTTGGGCGGTCTCTTCTGCATCACTGCAGAGCTCATGTTGCTGTCTGTGGACAGTGGGCTGCTGGGACGCTGGTGCCTTCGCCCTGAAGTCACAGACAAACAGTCAGTCCATGAAAGTTTTATCTAAGAAGGCATATCTATGCATTTTATTTCTGATATTTTCCCCTGATCCAgtttcctgcccctctctcctcctcacctgctGGTCCTGTGTCCTCCGGGAACCTGGCCATGCGTAGGCCTGCTGTGTAGTCTCCAGTGTTGGCCACAGCCTGGGCGAAGTCTGCGTCTGTGAAGAAGGACCCGTCTGAGGAGCTGACGGCGCTGGAGCGTCCTGATGAGCCGTTGTCCTCCTCGGAGGCCGAGCCCCAGCCGTTAATCATGGAGCCCGTCACGGAACTCTCCAGATCCCCTGTGCTGGAGGCCGGCGTCTGCTCTAGCCCCCGGAGGTGCAGCCTGCGTGGGGAACGGGGGTGCTGGTGGTGGCGCAGTTGCTGGTGGGGCTGGTGGTTATTTTGGTGCTGGTGGTAGTGACTCTGGGCCATGTCTGCATCCATCTCATCCCCTGcctcttcttcatcctcctccccctcttcctcctggccGTCAGTATCCAGTTCCAGGGGGCTGGAGATGTAGCCGtaggtgtgtgggggggagagggggagcggggAAGGAGGGGGGCTGGCCACGTGTTGTCTAAGAAGGGAAAAAGGGAAAGGATCAAAGCATTGATTAATACAATTGGCTGACGGTTGTAGCTGGGATGAGTGAGATGCAGTGTGAGTTGGGCTCATAGTCACCTGTGGTTGTCTGTTCCATTGTGTAGGCCGTTGTGCTGGTCTccctggggggagggggtgagagttgCCGTAGACTGGTGACTGTAGGACAGACCCTCGGGGGATGAGGCTGCCCCTCTGACAGGGGGGGTGGGACATCTATCCAtcccctcctccgcctcctcctcctgcatCTCATCCGGATGCAGGTACATCCGTGAGGGAAGCATTGGGCATAGGGCATCTGGGTTAAAGCTTTTTTCCATGGGCAGGGTATATTCGTCACAGCTCCGGCTTGGTGGGGGGTTGGCAGGGGAAGGGGGCAGAGGTTCACCCCGGGTCACTGTGTTCGTTTTGGGCAGTTTGGGGGTGCGAGTTCCTTTCTTATGACTTTGGCTCCCTGCAGAGGCAATCGAACAAACTCTTAGAACATACTgcagaacaaatacttatttgtCCTATTTGCTATGATCCGGGTAATCAGTGTCTCACCAGAGGTGCTGTTGCTGCCCCTGTCAGAGCTGTGGAGGGAGCCTCCTGTGTTGTGTTCGTGGGCCTGGTTGTACGGGACGGTGCCTTGCAGAGGCCCATCTCCTCTATAGTGGTCTGAAGACACAgcagatacagagagaaagagacagagttaAACAGATATGTAGACTACACATAGTAACACAAACTGAAGTAACTTCCCAAataccctccctcccaccactacTACGCTATGTCCAATCCTCTCACCTTTATTGAGCCTGTTGCTCTGCTCCATGATGTTGTACTGCATATGTGCTTTCTGCAGCTGGGACGGGGGCTGGTTCCAACAGCGTATATCAGCGGCCCCTGCCGCGGCCCCTGCAGCTCCAGCCTTGTTAAGGATGCTAGACTGGATGAGCTGGGTGGTGGCGTAGGGGGTGGGCTCGTAGGGGGTGGGTGGCCCTGCCCCTGGGCCCATGTAGCACAGGCTGGGGTTGTTGAAGGTCTTGAGCTCATTGAGTTTGTTGGAGAGGTCCACGTCGCTGTACACGGCCTGTTCAGACCCCAATAGACCCCCTTGCTGGTTCTCCAACTGGCTGCCATAGTTGGCGATGCAGTcagctgaggagaggagatcaCATGGGGATAGGGTTAGAGACACTTTACCTATTCATTAACTCTTCATTAACCCTTCACACAGGAAGTCACATAACACCATTAATTATCATGTTGAAGCCATGTTTCATTTCCATGATAAACCTCATTGCTTATTTGATTTGCATTATATCTCCATACTTTAAGTTCCATTGCTGGGGCCTGACCACTATCACCCCCAGACGAGGTCTGTAGCTTTAACGGTACTGACCTGGGCGGCTGTAGGTGGTCATGTTGCTGTCGCTGGTGCCGTTTCCAGTGTTGCAGCAGTTGATGCTGCAGTCTTTGTGGTTGGCACAGGCGTTGGGCCAGGAGTCTGGGAGCCACGGCTGGTTCACACTCTCACCCATGTTCAGCAGCCCGGGTCTGAACCAGAAGCATGCAACCAGAACCATTATCACACAGAACAAACAGGGTTTCAGTCAGGGATGGGCATGGGAGTTTTTGTCCTCTGTCATTTTTCAGACAGGGGGAGACCTCCCTCTGGTGGTTCAGGTAGGGAATACACTGCTGTTGTTTTTACCACTTTCCCTCCTGCATTTCTGAACACCATCATAAGTGCCCTATATAGACAGTGGGGAAATCATATCCAGTCAAGTGTACACGTAAAAGCACACCCCTTACCTCCCAGCACTGCAGACcgactctcctcctctctgataGTTCACTGATTTAAAGAAAGAGAACAAATGTGAGAAACACAAGTAAGCAACCTGCACGACAAATGAAAGAGGGAATCCAGGTTGGTGTgacctgtctgtcactctgtactCATACAACTGTCCTTAGGTCAGTCTGACTCATCACATCTGATAGACACATCCTGTCATGAGTCACActctgcacgcacgcacacacacacacacaaacgcacacgcaTATCAACACACAACTGGGGCACTTGGCATTGAGAGGTGCACATGTAGAAAAACAAAATCAGTGCCAGAGTGTTAAACATGATATCTTGACCCTGAGGCACACTTCACAATGACTGATAACCCTTCAGTTCAGACACGTCCTCTTCACTGGAGGGTGAGTCATTTCAACCACATGATTAGATACACTTTACTACTTCTACGGTCACTGTGGGAAGGACAAGTGGGAACATGGGACTGTGTTTATGCTTTGTATGGCACTAACTGCCTCTCTACTTGTCACAAAGCACAGTAACTCAGCAGCACTCTAAACTGTCTTCACCACAACCACAGGGCAGGCCAACTGGTGGCCATGTTGTGTGTCATTGTCTATGCCTGGTCTAAGAGGGTGGGATAGGGATGGGCTAATGACCTCTTTAGGAGCTGTCTTCCCCCTGATTCACCTTATGTCAGAACATCCCTTTGTGTAGCTCTGAACGCACCTCCCTCCGTGAGATTTTTAAATTGACATAATTGGTTTGTGGATATGAGGCCACCAAAGATAAACACTCCATTAGCTGTTTGTGTATTGGAACAGATTGTTTGTGAGTGCTGGGAGGAActgagaacatagagagagaactgTGTTTGTGTACAGGTATCTCTGAATCATAGGGGCTTCAAGGTCAGAACACATACCGGTAAATAACAAATACATGTTTACAGCTGAACACATTCCTTCATACATACCTGTAGGAGTGAAGGTGAAAGATGGAACTGCAGGAACAAACCCAACCCAAACAGAGGAGGAGCGAATAAAAAGAaaaggaggtgggagagaaagagagaagaaggttAATTTATTGATTGCAAAATAGACATTTTGTAAGCCTGTGAAAAAAGCCCCACAAAAACTGGCAGACATATTgacgcatgcacgcacactcaaacacacacacacacacacacacacacacacacacacacacacacacacacacacacacacacacacacacacacacacacacacacacacagcgtcagATGAggctccctgtcctccatcaatCAGGAACATGTGGCCTTGTGGGTAATGGAGGTCACCTGTGGTCAGACGGAAGGAGATAACAGAGATAGCAGAACACGTGTCATATTACCTGGGTGACAGGCTTGTCCCTACTCTAACTGTGCCTCACCGGGGAGAGGAGGCGGGCAGCGCCCTGGAAATGAGCCCTAAATGTCAGCGTTTGAATGTCAGCGTATTCTGGGATATGCCGGCTCATCGTCACTACCCTTTGAGGTCTTCGAGTCAGGAGAGAAGACCAAACCCGTTTTATTTCATTTCTCCATATGAGATATGGTTATCATGCTTCTTACTTTGAGGATAAAAGCAGCTGACACTAGGCAAGTCACATTATGGGCTACTGGAGAAAAACACACATTAATGtaaaagcattggtttcatgtatgttaacattagaagcctcctccctaagtttattttattcactgctttagcacactccgcaaacccggatgtcctagccatgtctgaatcctggcttaggatgccaccaaaaatcctgaaatgtccatccctaactataacattttccgacaagatagaactgccaaaggggaggaagttgcaatctactgcagagatagcctgcagagttctgtaatactattcaggtctgtgcccaaacaatttgagattctacttttaaaaatccacctttcagaaacaagtctctcaccgttgccgcttgctatagacccccctcagcccccagctgtgccctggacaccatatgtgaattgatcgttccccatctatcttcagagtttgtactgttaggtgacctaaactgggacatgcttaacaccccggaaATCCTACAATCTAATCTAGATAACCTCAATCTTACACACATTAttaaggaacctaccaggtacaaccaaAATcagtaaccatgggcaccctgtaagatatcatcctgaccaacttaccctctaaatacacctctgctgtcttcaaccaggatctcagcaatcactgcctcattgcatgcgtgcgtaatgggtccgcggtcaaacgaccacccctcatcactgtcaaacgctccctaaaacacttctaatcgacctggcccgggtattctggaggatattgacctcatcctgtcagtagaggatgcctggttgcccTTCAAAggtgctttcctctccatcttatataagcatgccccatttaaaaactgtagaactaagaacagatatagcccttggttcaccccagacttgccTGCCCTTGATTAGCACAATAACATCCTGTGgtattctgcattagcatcgaataacccccgcgatatgcaactttttagggaagtcaggaaccaatatactcaatCAGTTagaaaagcaaaggctagctttttcaaacataaatttgcatcctgtagcactaatccCCCCAAAATGTtcgacactgtaaagtccatggagaataagagcaccttccTCCCAGCTGGCCACTGCACCGAGGATAGAAagcactgtcaccaccgataaatctacgataatcaataatttcaacaagcatttttccacagctggccatgctttccacctagctacccctaccccggccaacatctcagcacccgctgcagcaacttgcccaaaccCCAAcccccctgcttctccttcacccaaatccagacagctgatgttctgaaagaaatGTGAAAACTGGATCCCTACAATTCTGCCggtctagacaatctggacactctctttctaaaatgatcctccaaaattgttgcaacccctattactagcctgttcaacctctctttcgtgtcatctgagatccccaaagattggaaagctgccgcggtcaaccTCTCTTTAAAGGGGGAGactctctagacccaaactgctttagacctatatccatcc encodes the following:
- the LOC135548371 gene encoding roundabout homolog 1-like isoform X2 encodes the protein MRPRNQVVAVGRTVTFQCEATGNPQPAIFWQREGSNSLLFSYQPPQPFSRLSVSQTGSLTIADAQRSDAGYYSCQALNIAGSVITKALLEVTDMVSDRPPPVIRQGPSNHTVPVESTVVLGCQATGTPTPTVHWKKDGVMVSPEEARITQIDTGALQIRYAKLGDTGVYTCVASSPSGEASWRAYLEVEEFGVVVQPGRPTDPNLIPSGPSKPDVTEVSRTSVTLSWKSNPNAGATPTSYVIEAFSHASGSSWVTLADHVKMETFVLKNLKPGAVYLFLVRAANAYGLSDPSPITDAVRTQDTPPTSQGVDHRQIQRELGDVVIHLHNPTILSSSSVRVQWTVEQQSPYIQGYKVMYRASAELGQPGGQWGVFEVRNPGEDGAVVPQLKKGVTYEFKVRPFFDEFQGADSEVKVARTPEEAPSGAPRGVTITKSDANGTAILVAWQPPPEEEQNGMVQEYKIWCLGNESRYHVNRTVDGSTFSVLIPSLAPGIRYSVEVAASNGAGPGVKSDVTFFQLDSTGQMMDSREDQDTLSQISDVVKQPAFIAGIGATCWVVLMVFSVWLYRHHKKRSGLSSSYAGIRKVPSFTFTPTVNYQRGGESVCSAGRPGLLNMGESVNQPWLPDSWPNACANHKDCSINCCNTGNGTSDSNMTTYSRPADCIANYGSQLENQQGGLLGSEQAVYSDVDLSNKLNELKTFNNPSLCYMGPGAGPPTPYEPTPYATTQLIQSSILNKAGAAGAAAGAADIRCWNQPPSQLQKAHMQYNIMEQSNRLNKDHYRGDGPLQGTVPYNQAHEHNTGGSLHSSDRGSNSTSGSQSHKKGTRTPKLPKTNTVTRGEPLPPSPANPPPSRSCDEYTLPMEKSFNPDALCPMLPSRMYLHPDEMQEEEAEEGMDRCPTPPVRGAASSPEGLSYSHQSTATLTPSPQGDQHNGLHNGTDNHRQHVASPPPSPLPLSPPHTYGYISSPLELDTDGQEEEGEEDEEEAGDEMDADMAQSHYHQHQNNHQPHQQLRHHQHPRSPRRLHLRGLEQTPASSTGDLESSVTGSMINGWGSASEEDNGSSGRSSAVSSSDGSFFTDADFAQAVANTGDYTAGLRMARFPEDTGPAGRRHQRPSSPLSTDSNMSSAVMQKRPPKRHKQHQAQVGHQGHLKRNDFTDDSCMPLKSPSHMSPRCDYEARGATLPRIGSGEGRGRRGSAGGQRTREGSVERREGQDKNRTPQGGKGSSKACQPPGSEDIPPYSRPSFPSVQGQSQAQSSSSSMSSRGSGGRRRDGARRNPTDTLPSITGFQTQEEELELLES